One Trachemys scripta elegans isolate TJP31775 chromosome 4, CAS_Tse_1.0, whole genome shotgun sequence genomic region harbors:
- the RD3L gene encoding protein RD3-like, with product MPLFGWMKWSKNDSYKSAQYPGSEVVTKTLLRELKWHLKERERLVQEIENEQKVQKNGVDYNWLKNYQNPQATIPATEQRQLEVLCSQIQPCQTGTVLSRFREVLAENDVLPWEIVYIFKQVLKDFLTTIEKENQQDQLVDVWNTNCSEHFTVPGDSSNKSDKDEIPTVSSYVDKNTQSMFPTFSHRIWNLPYYYPSS from the exons ATGCCGCTTTTTGGTTGGATGAAATGGTCAAAAAATGATTCCTACAAATCTGCACAATATCCTGGCTCAGAAGTAGTGACCAAGACCCTGCTGAGGGAATTGAAATGGCACCTGAAAGAACGTGAAAGATTAGTACAAGAGattgaaaatgaacaaaaagtCCAGAAAAATGGTGTGGATTACAACTGGTTGAAGAACTACCAAAATCCACAAGCCACAATCCCAGCTACTGAACAAAGGCAGCTTGAAGTCCTTTGTTCACAAATTCAACCTTGCCAAACTGGAACTGTTCTTAGCAG ATTTCGTGAAgttttggcagaaaatgatgtctTACCTTGGGAAATAGTCTACATATTCAAGCAAGTTTTAAAAGATTTCCTAACTACTATTGAGAAGGAAAACCAACAAGACCAACTGGTAGATGTATGGAATACAAATTGCTCTGAACACTTCACAGTGCCTGGTGACAGCTCTAACAAATCGGACAAAGATGAAATTCCCACAGTTTCAAGTTACGTTGACAAAAATACACAGAGCATGTTTCCCACTTTTTCTCACCGAATCTGGAATCTTCCATATTACTATCCATCAAGTTAA